A single window of Longimicrobium sp. DNA harbors:
- a CDS encoding response regulator transcription factor yields MTPVRIVLADDHDVVRAGMKAMLEASPGIEIVGEARHGEEAIARARQLKPDVVVMDLSMPVLGGAEATTRLSRELPEIKVLVLTSFDDRGHLTRLLDAGAAGYVLKRAAADELVRAIQMVAEGGTYVDPGLAGSLLRGSRRVSHPSTAPSASLSEREEAVLRAIAWGQSNKEIASKLEISTKTVETYKARITEKLALRTRTEMVRYALSRGWLAES; encoded by the coding sequence ATGACCCCGGTGCGGATCGTACTGGCCGACGACCACGACGTGGTACGCGCGGGGATGAAGGCGATGCTGGAGGCGAGCCCCGGCATCGAGATCGTGGGCGAGGCGCGCCACGGCGAGGAGGCGATCGCCCGCGCGCGGCAACTGAAGCCGGACGTCGTGGTGATGGACCTCTCCATGCCCGTGCTGGGCGGCGCCGAGGCCACCACGCGCCTCTCGCGCGAGCTGCCGGAGATCAAGGTGCTGGTGCTGACCTCGTTCGACGACCGCGGGCACCTGACGCGGCTCCTGGACGCCGGGGCGGCGGGCTACGTGCTGAAGCGTGCCGCCGCCGACGAGCTCGTGCGCGCCATCCAGATGGTGGCGGAGGGAGGCACCTACGTGGACCCGGGCCTCGCGGGAAGCCTCCTGCGCGGCTCGCGCCGCGTGTCGCACCCGTCCACCGCCCCTTCCGCCTCGCTGAGCGAGCGCGAGGAGGCGGTGCTCCGGGCGATCGCATGGGGCCAGAGCAACAAGGAGATCGCGTCCAAGCTGGAGATCAGCACCAAGACGGTGGAGACCTACAAGGCCCGCATCACCGAAAAGCTCGCGCTGCGCACGCGCACCGAGATGGTACGGTACGCGCTCAGTCGCGGGTGGCTCGCGGAAAGCTGA
- a CDS encoding sensor histidine kinase, translating to MNQSAPTFEQFAAERLVRDRDRITGEWVATISAQLSVEPNSILPHHDLLDHIPVVLSKAADFLLVPDPEKLTAEQMVVDEMRDIAVLRRVQGFDVQEIIREFDELARLLDVAALRWLDEYPSAPDPKAVGRVFGRLNRVPLLMGQITVGTIEEERNSLLRQLALAEEAERLRLSRELHDQMGQLVTALALGLRALQDGSPSAEQSARIAELEKLADRIAREVQQLALDLRPPALDALGLPAALEGLLHEWSERTGIEADLQSIGVDGERFPHEVETMLYRVTQEGLTNVVKHSRATRVSLVIERRNGNLSVILEDNGDGFDLETVLVSPEKTRRLGLRGMRERVARLGGTLDIESSPGTGTCLFIRAPVGGTTP from the coding sequence ATGAACCAGTCGGCTCCAACTTTCGAGCAGTTCGCGGCGGAACGGCTCGTCCGCGACCGTGACCGGATCACCGGGGAGTGGGTCGCCACCATATCCGCGCAGCTCAGCGTGGAACCCAACAGCATCCTCCCTCACCACGACCTGCTGGACCACATCCCCGTGGTCCTGTCCAAAGCGGCGGACTTCCTGCTCGTGCCGGATCCGGAGAAGCTCACCGCCGAGCAGATGGTGGTCGATGAGATGCGCGACATCGCCGTCCTGCGGCGTGTGCAGGGATTCGACGTCCAGGAGATCATCCGTGAGTTCGACGAGCTGGCGCGGCTGCTGGACGTGGCCGCGCTGCGCTGGCTGGACGAATACCCGAGCGCACCGGACCCGAAGGCCGTGGGACGGGTGTTCGGGCGGCTGAACCGCGTGCCGCTCCTCATGGGGCAGATCACCGTCGGGACGATCGAGGAGGAGCGCAACTCGCTCCTCCGGCAGCTCGCCCTGGCCGAGGAGGCGGAGCGCCTCCGCCTCTCGCGGGAGCTCCACGACCAGATGGGGCAGCTCGTCACCGCCCTGGCGCTCGGCCTGCGCGCGCTCCAGGACGGCTCCCCCTCCGCCGAGCAGTCCGCGCGCATCGCCGAGCTGGAGAAGCTGGCGGACCGCATCGCGCGTGAGGTACAGCAGCTCGCCCTCGACCTGCGCCCGCCGGCGCTGGACGCGCTGGGGCTTCCCGCCGCGCTGGAGGGCCTGCTGCACGAATGGTCGGAGCGAACCGGCATCGAGGCCGATCTGCAGAGCATCGGCGTCGACGGGGAGCGGTTCCCGCACGAAGTCGAGACGATGCTCTACCGCGTGACGCAGGAGGGCCTCACCAACGTGGTGAAGCACTCCCGGGCCACGCGCGTGAGCCTGGTGATCGAGCGCAGGAACGGCAACCTCTCGGTGATCCTGGAAGACAACGGCGACGGGTTCGACCTCGAGACGGTCCTCGTCTCCCCCGAGAAGACCAGGCGCCTGGGGCTGCGGGGGATGCGCGAGCGCGTGGCGCGGCTGGGCGGCACGCTGGACATCGAGTCGTCGCCCGGTACGGGCACCTGCCTCTTCATCCGCGCCCCCGTCGGGGGCACCACGCCATGA